Proteins encoded by one window of Cyanobium sp. NS01:
- a CDS encoding FGGY-family carbohydrate kinase, which translates to MAGVPSPCALGLDLGSSGLRLAACNASGDLLAEQAAAYPVAFSDPTSWREGLVDLCARLSPELRASVGAIAIDGTSGTLLLCHRDGSLLEGALGQALSYATACPEQVRRARQLSEGDDRADASSDGAAASPAASASGSLARALRLLEAAPAPGAELLLRHQADWLMGWLLADWRWGEATNNLRLGWDPLHWRWQGTIAFQPWSPALPRICASGSVLGRLAAATAHSLGLPASCQVVAGSTDANAAVLAAAPGPGDGVAVLGTTLVLKQFCSQPLQGPGLSCHRVAGRWLVGGASNSGAGVLGQFFSPAQLAELSRQIDPSRPTGLELRPLPGRGERFPVDDPDLEPILGPRPVSDVHFLQALLEGLAAIEQAGWQRLSSLGAPPLQRVISLGGGARNPQWRRLRQQRLGVPVLNRPGLSAALGMARLAASTLKPTPELR; encoded by the coding sequence ATGGCTGGCGTGCCCAGCCCCTGCGCCCTTGGCCTGGACCTGGGCAGCAGCGGCCTGCGGCTGGCCGCTTGCAACGCCAGCGGCGATCTGCTGGCTGAGCAAGCCGCCGCCTATCCCGTTGCCTTCAGCGATCCCACCAGCTGGCGCGAGGGTCTGGTGGACCTCTGCGCCCGTCTGTCGCCCGAGCTGCGCGCCAGCGTGGGCGCCATCGCCATCGACGGCACCTCCGGCACCCTGCTGCTCTGCCACCGGGACGGCAGCCTGCTGGAGGGTGCCCTCGGCCAGGCCCTCTCCTACGCCACGGCCTGCCCCGAGCAGGTCCGCAGAGCCCGGCAGCTGAGTGAGGGCGACGACAGGGCAGACGCCTCCAGCGATGGGGCGGCCGCCTCCCCTGCCGCCAGTGCCAGCGGCAGCCTGGCCCGGGCCCTGCGGCTGCTGGAGGCCGCCCCGGCCCCCGGGGCTGAACTGCTGCTGCGCCATCAGGCCGACTGGCTGATGGGCTGGCTGCTGGCGGACTGGCGCTGGGGCGAAGCCACCAACAACCTTCGCCTGGGCTGGGATCCCCTGCACTGGCGCTGGCAGGGCACCATCGCCTTCCAGCCCTGGAGCCCAGCCCTGCCGAGGATCTGCGCCAGCGGCAGCGTGCTCGGCCGCCTCGCCGCCGCCACTGCCCACAGCCTGGGCCTGCCGGCCAGCTGCCAGGTGGTGGCCGGCAGCACAGACGCCAATGCCGCCGTGCTCGCGGCCGCTCCAGGCCCCGGCGATGGAGTGGCCGTGCTGGGCACCACCCTGGTGCTGAAGCAGTTCTGCAGCCAGCCCCTGCAGGGCCCTGGCCTCAGTTGCCACCGGGTGGCCGGCCGCTGGCTGGTGGGAGGCGCCTCCAACAGCGGCGCCGGCGTGCTGGGCCAGTTCTTCAGCCCGGCTCAACTGGCCGAGCTGAGCCGCCAGATCGACCCCTCACGGCCCACAGGCCTGGAGCTGCGGCCCCTGCCCGGGCGCGGTGAGCGCTTCCCCGTGGACGACCCCGACCTGGAGCCGATCCTGGGGCCCAGGCCCGTGAGTGACGTGCACTTCCTCCAGGCGTTGCTGGAGGGATTGGCGGCGATCGAGCAGGCCGGCTGGCAGAGGCTGTCCAGCCTGGGGGCACCCCCGCTCCAGCGGGTGATCAGCCTCGGCGGCGGCGCCCGCAATCCCCAGTGGCGGCGCCTGCGCCAGCAGCGCCTTGGGGTGCCCGTGCTCAACCGGCCTGGCCTGTCAGCCGCCCTGGGCATGGCAAGACTGGCTGCATCCACCCTCAAGCCAACTCCCGAACTCCGATGA